cctggcctcaggtgatccgcccgccttggcctctcaaagtgttgggattacaggtgtgagccaccatgcctggcccaatgttctttttatggaaataaaatttctttttttatatagcaTATGAGCTCATAACTGGCACTGTATAGCACCTGAGCATGTTTTGATTTGGTCTTACTTGTTGAGGGGCCTTGTTACGTTATATCCTGGTGTCTATACTTTGGCCCAAAACCTTTGAGATGGAGAGCCAGTGTCTGTGGTACTGTTTGCAATCTCTGGTTCTACACTCAGGGTTCATTCATGTAGATGCAAATACAGACGGTATCATAACTTCCAGCCTCTCTGTTCCTCGTCACAGCTGTTCAGTCTCGCTTGAAGACAGATTACAGAAGGACAAGGCCAAATCCAGATTTTGTGGTGTGCAAATTTACCCTGGTGTGTTATTGCTACCAGGGGATCTGACCTCAGCCAGGAGCAGTGAGAGCCtcctctccccagccatgctgagcaCTGGCCTAGGACTGCTGATGCTGGTGGCAGTGGTTGAATTTCTCATCGGTTTAATTGGAAATGGAGTCCTTGTGGTCTGGAGTTTTAGAGAATGGATCAGAAAATTCAACTGGTCCTCATATAACCTCATTATCCTGGGCCTGGCTGGCTGTCGATTTCTCCTGCAGTGGCTGATCATTTTGGACTTAAGCTTGTTTCCACTTTTCCAGAGCAGCCGTTGGCTTCGCTATCTTAGTATCTTCTGGGTCCTGGTAAGCCAGGCCAGCTTATGGTTTGCCACCTTCCTCAGTGTCTTCTACTGCAAGAAGATCATGACCTTCGATCGCCCGGCCTACTTGTGGCTGAAGCAGAGGGCCTATCATCTGAGTCTCTGGTGCCTTCTGGGCTACTTTATAATCAATGTGTTACTTACAGTCCAAATTGGCTTAACGTTCTATCATCCTCCCCAAGGAAACAGCAGCATTTGGTATCCCTTTGAAAGCTGGCAGTACCTGTATGCATTTCAGCTCAATTCAGGAAGTTATTTGCCTTTAATGGTGTTTCTTGTTTCCTCTGGGATGCTGATCGTCTCTTTGTATACACACCACAAGAAGATGAAGGCCCATTCAGCTGGTAGGAGGGATGCCCGGGCCAAGGCTCACATCACTGCCCTGAAGTCCTTGGGCTGCTTCCTCTTACTTCACCTGGTTTATATCTTGGCCAGCCCCTTCTCCATCACCTCCAAGACTTATCCTCCTGATCTCACCAGTGTCTTCATCTGGGAGACACTCATGGTGGCCTATCCTTCTCTTCATTCTCTCATATTGATCATGGGGATTCCTAGGGTGAAGCAGACTTGTCAGAAGATCCTATGGAAGATGGTGTGTGCTTGGAGATGCTGGGGCCCATGATCTGGGAAGAAAAGTGTGGTCAGGGCACACTTGGGATGCTCTTTTGATAGCTGTCTATAAGGGAGCTGCCTTCCATGTCTTTTaagattttccttcttttacaCCAATCTAATGAATGAGCAACAGAAAATACGGATCAAAAACCAATACTATTTCTCTTTTGGCAATGCAAagtacatttttttaatgtaccaCAGAAATCAAGGCTAGGGCTTCATGTTTGGTAAAAGAGGTATTATATTCTCTCTACATATAGCaaataattcatatataaatCGTGTTTTTCCTATTATAAAAAACAGAGATTAGGAACAATTCTGTCTACATATAgcaaaaattcatatataaattgTGTTTTTCCTAATATAGAAAACAGAGATTAGGAACAATTATAGTGatcattaatttttatgaaattttaccTATACATTAATGTTAGTCATTTtagatatgctttttaaaaagtatcaaatAATTTCCCCATTTCTCTGCTGTAATGAATCTAATCAtctaactgaaaaacaaaacaaaacatctttaTATTTCTGGAAGTTTCTTTGAGCCCTAGGCTTGGCTTTCAGAATAAAAgtcaggctcacgcctgtaatcccagcactttgggaggctgaggcgggcggatcacgaggtcaagagatcaagaccatcctggctaacatgattaaaccccgtctctactgaaaatacaaaaaattagcctggtgtgttggcaggcacctgtagtcccagctactcaggaggctgaggcaggagaatggtgtgaacccaggaggtggagctggcagtgagctgagaccgtgccactgcactccagcctgggcaacagagcgagactccgtcttaaaaaaaaaaaaagcagaataaaag
This window of the Pongo abelii isolate AG06213 chromosome 6, NHGRI_mPonAbe1-v2.0_pri, whole genome shotgun sequence genome carries:
- the TAS2R5 gene encoding taste receptor type 2 member 5, translating into MESQCLWYCLQSLVLHSGFIHVDANTDGIITSSLSVPRHSCSVSLEDRLQKDKAKSRFCGVQIYPGVLLLPGDLTSARSSESLLSPAMLSTGLGLLMLVAVVEFLIGLIGNGVLVVWSFREWIRKFNWSSYNLIILGLAGCRFLLQWLIILDLSLFPLFQSSRWLRYLSIFWVLVSQASLWFATFLSVFYCKKIMTFDRPAYLWLKQRAYHLSLWCLLGYFIINVLLTVQIGLTFYHPPQGNSSIWYPFESWQYLYAFQLNSGSYLPLMVFLVSSGMLIVSLYTHHKKMKAHSAGRRDARAKAHITALKSLGCFLLLHLVYILASPFSITSKTYPPDLTSVFIWETLMVAYPSLHSLILIMGIPRVKQTCQKILWKMVCAWRCWGP